One window from the genome of Oryza glaberrima chromosome 3, OglaRS2, whole genome shotgun sequence encodes:
- the LOC127767853 gene encoding protein LIFEGUARD 2-like produces the protein MYFRPPPKGPEWAGGDAEAGMARPLYPMMLESPQLRWAFVRKVYAILSIQMLLTIAVASVVVFVRPVALFFVSTPAGFALYIFLIILPFIVLCPLYYYYQRHPVNLLLLALFTAAISFAVGLTCAFTKGEVILESAILTAAVVVSLTAYTFWAARRGHDFSFLGPFLFAAVMILMVFALIQVFFPLGRVSLMIYGGLAALVFCGYIVYDTDNLIKRYSYDEYVWAAVALYLDVINLFLSLLTLFRASDS, from the exons ATGTatttccggccgccgccgaaggGGCCCGAGTGGGCGGGGGGAGATGCGGAGGCGGGGATGGCGAGGCCGCTGTACCCGATGATGCTGGAGAGCCCGCAGCTGCGGTGGGCGTTCGTCCGGAAGGTGTACGCCATCCTCTCCATCCAGATGCTGCtcaccatcgccgtcgcctccgtcgtcgtcttcgtccgcCCCGTCGCCCTCTTCTTCGTCTCCACCCCCGCCGGCTTCGCCCTCTACatcttcctcatcatcctccccttcatcG TGCTTTGCCcgctctactactactaccagcgCCACCCGGTGAACCTCCTCCTGCTGGCCCTCTTCACGGCGGCGATCAGCTTCGCCGTGGGCCTCACCTGCGCGTTCACCAAGGGCGAGGTGATCCTCGAGTCGGCGATCCTGACGGCCGCGGTGGTGGTGAGCCTGACGGCGTACACGTtctgggcggcgcggcgcggccacgACTTCAGCTTCCTCGGCCCGttcctcttcgccgccgtcaTGATCCTCATGGTGTTCGCGCTCATCCAGGTCTTCTTCCCGCTCGGTAGGGTCTCGCTGATGATCTacggcggcctcgccgcgctcgtgTTCTGCGGCTACATCGTGTACGACACGGATAACCTCATCAAGAGGTACTCCTACGACGAGTATGTCTgggccgccgtcgcgctctaCCTCGACGTCATcaacctcttcctctccctcctcacccTCTTCAGGGCATCCGATTCGTAG
- the LOC127766052 gene encoding serine/threonine-protein kinase STY13-like, whose amino-acid sequence MTSSGGAGCSRSHSFSGISSAAATGGAGAGAGADVFVRAADNEMYVRADKIDLKNLDVQFEKTRSKVWLEQHRSSSAASPLPLLEWEIDLAKLDIQNQVAHGTFGVVYRGTYDGHDVAVKVLDWGQEGQESTAKHREAFEKEVAVWQKLDHPNVTKFVGASMGTSHLKIPSAKAESRSSSVGGGSAGGGGGQRCVVVVEYQHGGTLKTLLYKHRDKKLPYKKVVQLALDMARGLSYLHGEKIVHRDVKAENMLLDRKKTLKIADFGVARVEAGADGDDMTGQTGTIGYMAPEVLQGRAYDHKCDVYSFGVLLWETYCCAMAYPNYSLADISYHVVKLGIRPDIPRCCPKAMADIMARCWDANPDNRPEMSEVVALLEKIDTSRGKGGMTPVPEHASQGCSCFGFSRGSA is encoded by the exons ATGACGAGCAGCGGTGGCGCCGGGTGCAGCCGCAGCCACAGCTTCAGCGGCATCAGCAGCGcagcggccaccggcggcgccggcgccggcgccggcgccgacgtgtTCGTCCGGGCGGCGGACAACGAGATGTACGTGCGGGCGGACAAGATCGACCTCAAGAACCTGGACGTGCAGTTCGAGAAGACGCGGTCCAAGGTGTGGCTCGAGCAGCaccgctcgtcgtcggcggcgtcgccgctgccgctgctggagTGGGAGATCGACCTCGCCAAGCTCGACATCCAGAACCAGGTCGCCCACGGCACCTTCGGCGTCGTCTACCGCGGCACCTACGACGGCCATGACGTCGCCG TGAAGGTGCTGGACTGGGGGCAGGAGGGGCAGGAGTCGACGGCGAAGCACCGGGAAGCCTTCGAGAAGGAAGTCGCCGTCTGGCAGAAGCTTGATCACCCCAACGTCACCAAG TTCGTGGGCGCGTCGATGGGGACGTCGCATCTGAAGATCCCGTCGGCGAAGGCGGAGTCGCGGTCcagcagcgtcggcggcggcagcgccggcggcggcggggggcagcgttgcgtggtggtggtggagtacCAGCACGGCGGGACGCTGAAGACGCTGCTGTACAAGCACCGGGACAAGAAGCTGCCGTACAAGAAGGTGGTGCAGCTGGCGCTGGACATGGCGAGGGGGTTGAGCTACCTGCACGGGGAGAAGATCGTGCACCGCGACGTCAAGGCGGAGAACATGCTGCTCGACAGGAAGAAGACGCTCAAGATCGCCGACTTCGGCGTGGCGCGCGTggaggccggcgccgacggcgacgacatgaCCGGGCAGACGGGCACCATCGGGTACATGGCGCCCGAGGTGCTCCAGGGCCGCGCCTACGACCACAAGTGCGACgtctacagcttcggcgtcCTCCTCTGGGAGACCTACTGCTGCGCCATGGCCTACCCCAACTACAGCCTCGCTGACATCTCCTACCACGTCGTCAAGCTG GGGATCAGGCCGGACATACCGAGGTGCTGCCCGAAGGCGATGGCGGACATCATGGCGAGGTGCTGGGACGCGAACCCGGACAACAGGCCGGAGATGtcggaggtggtggcgctgcTGGAGAAGATCGACACCTCGCGCGGCAAGGGCGGCATGACCCCCGTCCCGGAGCACGCCTCCCAGGGTTGCTCCTGCTTCGGCTTCTCCCGCGGCAGCGCGTGA